One part of the Coffea eugenioides isolate CCC68of chromosome 10, Ceug_1.0, whole genome shotgun sequence genome encodes these proteins:
- the LOC113748957 gene encoding uncharacterized methyltransferase At1g78140, chloroplastic codes for MATVVSMGSLSSLLLPSRLGHNNSQDRFLLLKTTASRFIPQTIKNAFAATRIRASSTLLVETKPDTILDEKKLDSCKNTLACPICYTPLIYTADSSFPADSAARPNLRCRTCRKAYSGNDTHLDLTITSGSKGYGEAMPASTELFRFPFVSFLYERGWRQSFSIWGGFPGPEKEFELIKDYLNPVLGGTIVDASCGSGMFSRLFAKSGLFSLVVALDFSEAMLRQCSEFINQEENFPKEKIILVRADISRLPFASGTVDAVHAGAALHCWPSPSVAVAEISRVLRPGGMFVATTYILDGLFSYIPLVRPLRQNVAQVSGSHVFLSNKELEDLCTACGLVDVKVTRNRMFVMICATKPK; via the exons ATGGCCACGGTGGTCAGTATGGGAAGTTTGTCTTCGCTGCTCTTGCCGAGTCGCCTCGGTCATAACAACTCACAAGATCGCTTTTTGCTGCTCAAAACTACTGCCAGTCGCTTCATCCCACAAACCATTAAAAATGCCTTCGCAGCTACGAGAATTCGAGCTTCTTCCACTCTTCTTGTGGAAACCAAGCCT GATACTATTCTGGATGAGAAGAAGTTGGACAGCTGCAAGAATACTTTAGCTTGTCCTATTTGCTATACCCCTCTGATTTACACTGCTGATTCAAGCTTCCCTGC GGACTCTGCGGCACGGCCCAATTTACGGTGCAGAACCTGCAGGAAGGCTTATTCTGGAAATGACACGCATCTTGACCTGACAATCACTAGTGGTAGCAAGGGGTATGGCGAAGCTATGCCAGCTTCTACTGAGCTTTTCAG ATTTCCTTTCGTGTCCTTTTTGTATGAGAGAGGATGGCGACAAAGTTTTTCTATATGGGGTGGTTTTCCAGGTCCAGAGAAAGAG TTTGAATTGATCAAGGATTACCTTAACCCAGTCTTGGGTGGAACTATTGTTGATGCCAGCTGTGGAAGTGGGATGTTTTCCAGGCTTTTTGCCAAGAGTGGACTGTTTTCTCTTGTTGTTGCCTTGGACTTTTCAGAAGCCATGTTGCGGCAGTGTTCTGAATTTATTAACCAGGAGGAAAACTTTCCCAAAGA GAAAATAATCTTGGTCAGAGCAGATATCTCTAGGCTTCCATTTGCATCAGGTACTGTGGATGCTGTTCATGCTGGTGCTGCTTTGCATTGTTGGCCTTCACCATCAGTGGCT GTTGCTGAAATAAGTCGAGTACTAAGACCTGGGGGAATGTTTGTTGCTACCACCTACATTTTAGATGGTCTATTCTCGTATATCCCATTAGTCAGGCCTCTTCGGCAG aACGTTGCACAGGTCTCTGGAAGTCACGTTTTCCTATCCAATAAGGAACTTGAAGATCTTTGCACAGCTTGTGGTCTTGTGGATGTTAAAGTCACTAGGAATAGAATGTTTGTGATGATATGCGCCACGAAACCTAAATAA
- the LOC113748956 gene encoding uncharacterized protein LOC113748956 isoform X2, with protein sequence MKAETLTLILVNLAGIMERADESLLPGVYKEVGEALHTGPTGLGVLTLFRSMVQSLCYPLATYLAVRHNRAHVIAYGAFLWAAATLLVAFSSTYFEVAVSRALNGIGLAIVAPAIQSLVADSTDDSHRGIPGWRISFHLVAFISVVVGLLVRLFARDPHFPDGSARAVSKVPKKPFMSEVKDLVQEAKNVIGIQSFRIIVAQGVTGSFPWSALSFAAMWLELTGFSHAKTAFLMGLFVVANSLGGLFGGMMGDVLSRRLPNSGRIILSQTSSASAIPLAAVLLLGLPDNPSTIFLHALVLSITGFCISWNAPATNNPIFAEIVPEKSRTSIYALDRSFESILSSFAPPVVGLLAQYIYGFKPVPEGSLQIATDRENATSLAKALYTTIGIPMALCCFIYSFLYRTYPRDRERAQMQALIESEMQLMELDTSRPRGVYGQVQSSDPKEHFLDDRTIIDMDYGEEEFDFDDSDEKTAIYRASKASSSGE encoded by the exons atgaaggcaGAAACCTTGACCTTAATACTAGTAAACCTAGCTGGAATAATGGAAAGAGCAGATGAATCACTGTTACCGGGAGTTTACAAAGAGGTTGGGGAAGCTCTCCACACGGGCCCAACCGGGCTCGGAGTTTTGACCCTTTTTCGATCCATGGTACAATCTCTTTGCTACCCACTTGCTACTTATCTCGCTGTCCGCCATAATCGGGCCCACGTCATCGCCTACGGTGCATTTCTTTGGGCTGCCGCCACTCTCCTCGTTGCCTTCTCCTCTACCTACTTTGAG GTGGCAGTTTCTAGAGCATTGAATGGAATTGGCCTTGCTATAGTAGCACCTGCTATTCAATCCCTTGTGGCCGACTCCACTGATGATAGCCACCGAG GAATTCCTGGCTGGAGGATTTCTTTCCATCTCGTTGCATTTATCAGTGTTGTTGTGGGTCTTTTGGTTCGCTTATTTGCCAGGGATCCTCACTTTCCAGATGGGAGTGCAAGAGCTGTCAGTAAAGTCCCTAAAAAGCCCTTCATGTCTGAAGTGAAAGATTTAGTTCAGGAAGCAAAAAATGTTATAGGTATCCAGTCTTTCCGGATTATTGTGGCTCAAGGTGTAACCGGTTCATTTCCTTGGTCTGCTTTGTCATTTGCAGCAATGTGGCTTGAGCTCACTGGCTTCTCTCATGCAAAAACTGCCTTCCTCATGGGCTTATTTGTGGTAGCGAATTCACTTGGAGGACTCTTTGGAGGCATGATGGGCGATGTGCTGTCTAGACGTCTTCCAAATTCTGGCAGGATAATCCTATCACAAACAAGCTCAGCTTCAGCAATTCCCCTTGCAGCCGTTCTTTTGTTGGGGTTGCCTGACAACCCATCAACAATCTTCCTACATGCCTTAGTCCTGAGCATCACTGGGTTTTGCATATCGTGGAATGCTCCTGCCACAAACAA TCCAATTTTTGCAGAGATTGTTCCAGAGAAATCCCGAACGAGTATCTATGCATTGGATCGGTCGTTTGAGTCTATATTGTCATCATTTGCTCCGCCTGTTGTTGGATTATTGGCCCAGTATATCTATGGCTTCAAACCAGTTCCTGAAGGTTCTCTGCAGATTGCAACGGATAGAGAGAATGCTACATCTTTGGCTAAAGCACTGTATACAACCATTGGAATCCCAATGGCTCTATGTTGCTTTATATACTCTTTTCTCTACAGAACCTACCCAAGAGATAGGGAGCGGGCTCAGATGCAAGCACTGATTGAATCAGAAATGCAACTAATGGAATTGGACACCTCACGTCCAAGAGGAGTATATGGTCAGGTTCAGAGCTCTGATCCCAAAGaacattttcttgatgataggaCCATTATTGATATGGACTACGGTGAAgaagaatttgattttgatgataGTGATGAAAAGACAGCAATTTACCGGGCATCTAAAGCTTCGAGTTCCGGTGAATAG
- the LOC113748956 gene encoding uncharacterized protein LOC113748956 isoform X3, with translation MKLSKLLPRARVILYELTFHIQEEVAVSRALNGIGLAIVAPAIQSLVADSTDDSHRGTAFGWLQLTSNVGSILGGLFSLLIAPITILGIPGWRISFHLVAFISVVVGLLVRLFARDPHFPDGSARAVSKVPKKPFMSEVKDLVQEAKNVIGIQSFRIIVAQGVTGSFPWSALSFAAMWLELTGFSHAKTAFLMGLFVVANSLGGLFGGMMGDVLSRRLPNSGRIILSQTSSASAIPLAAVLLLGLPDNPSTIFLHALVLSITGFCISWNAPATNNPIFAEIVPEKSRTSIYALDRSFESILSSFAPPVVGLLAQYIYGFKPVPEGSLQIATDRENATSLAKALYTTIGIPMALCCFIYSFLYRTYPRDRERAQMQALIESEMQLMELDTSRPRGVYGQVQSSDPKEHFLDDRTIIDMDYGEEEFDFDDSDEKTAIYRASKASSSGE, from the exons ATGAAATTGTCAAAGTTACTACCCAGAGCAAGAGTGATTTTGTATGAGTTGACTTTCCATATTCAGGAGGAG GTGGCAGTTTCTAGAGCATTGAATGGAATTGGCCTTGCTATAGTAGCACCTGCTATTCAATCCCTTGTGGCCGACTCCACTGATGATAGCCACCGAGGTACAGCTTTTGGGTGGCTGCAATTAACCAGCAATGTTGGATCCATCCTCGGCGGATTGTTTTCTTTACTGATAGCTCCTATTACGATATTAGGAATTCCTGGCTGGAGGATTTCTTTCCATCTCGTTGCATTTATCAGTGTTGTTGTGGGTCTTTTGGTTCGCTTATTTGCCAGGGATCCTCACTTTCCAGATGGGAGTGCAAGAGCTGTCAGTAAAGTCCCTAAAAAGCCCTTCATGTCTGAAGTGAAAGATTTAGTTCAGGAAGCAAAAAATGTTATAGGTATCCAGTCTTTCCGGATTATTGTGGCTCAAGGTGTAACCGGTTCATTTCCTTGGTCTGCTTTGTCATTTGCAGCAATGTGGCTTGAGCTCACTGGCTTCTCTCATGCAAAAACTGCCTTCCTCATGGGCTTATTTGTGGTAGCGAATTCACTTGGAGGACTCTTTGGAGGCATGATGGGCGATGTGCTGTCTAGACGTCTTCCAAATTCTGGCAGGATAATCCTATCACAAACAAGCTCAGCTTCAGCAATTCCCCTTGCAGCCGTTCTTTTGTTGGGGTTGCCTGACAACCCATCAACAATCTTCCTACATGCCTTAGTCCTGAGCATCACTGGGTTTTGCATATCGTGGAATGCTCCTGCCACAAACAA TCCAATTTTTGCAGAGATTGTTCCAGAGAAATCCCGAACGAGTATCTATGCATTGGATCGGTCGTTTGAGTCTATATTGTCATCATTTGCTCCGCCTGTTGTTGGATTATTGGCCCAGTATATCTATGGCTTCAAACCAGTTCCTGAAGGTTCTCTGCAGATTGCAACGGATAGAGAGAATGCTACATCTTTGGCTAAAGCACTGTATACAACCATTGGAATCCCAATGGCTCTATGTTGCTTTATATACTCTTTTCTCTACAGAACCTACCCAAGAGATAGGGAGCGGGCTCAGATGCAAGCACTGATTGAATCAGAAATGCAACTAATGGAATTGGACACCTCACGTCCAAGAGGAGTATATGGTCAGGTTCAGAGCTCTGATCCCAAAGaacattttcttgatgataggaCCATTATTGATATGGACTACGGTGAAgaagaatttgattttgatgataGTGATGAAAAGACAGCAATTTACCGGGCATCTAAAGCTTCGAGTTCCGGTGAATAG
- the LOC113749485 gene encoding uncharacterized protein LOC113749485: MDSGNSGSMQSSSGGDEEYESRSESISSFLNPSAHFGSISDHPQASVPQLLPHQPTSTLFNPHSQNSLDAFPQSLLANNPSGGNTNTTSTQYGSNHDLVWPRGLRSEANYANFGNVTASSSAQSVLAGGVQGLNSQSPSMLPSLGIEATKNDAKASLLQSADQQQPANVVKNPKKRTRASRRAPTTVLTTDTTNFRQMVQEFTGIPTAPFSAAASPFSRRLDLFSTVATSNLRAAGHLADSLGSLYPLRPSAQKMVQLSPFGTSSNTMIDALVSSTTTNAAGNIPNIPSAGGGNSSNTVLPPDHLGLPKQPQNLLNMQNQMLSIQPLLLNKHQPSATLATKNQGNTSHVPSFDELGLGHHPDHHQNVNANLSGWKDGGGTLNASQENLGGSSQHISNYKFNCSASTSEFQHDKGLENVTSAGEGTVGSWICPSD; the protein is encoded by the coding sequence ATGGATTCTGGGAATAGTGGAAGTATGCAATCTTCAAGCGGCGGTGATGAAGAGTATGAGTCACGTAGTGAATCGATCTCTTCCTTCTTGAATCCATCAGCCCATTTTGGTTCAATTTCAGACCATCCACAGGCTTCTGTTCCACAACTTCTTCCTCACCAACCCACTAGTACTTTGTTCAATCCTCATTCACAGAATAGTCTTGATGCTTTTCCACAATCGTTACTAGCCAATAACCCAAGTGGTGGAAATACAAATACTACTTCTACTCAATATGGTAGTAATCATGACCTCGTCTGGCCCAGAGGATTGAGATCTGAAGCCAATTATGCAAACTTTGGAAATGTAACAGCTTCATCATCAGCTCAATCAGTTCTAGCCGGTGGTGTTCAAGGCCTCAATAGTCAATCTCCATCTATGCTGCCATCCCTGGGTATTGAGGCAACAAAGAACGATGCTAAGGCTTCCCTCCTCCAATCTGCTGATCAACAACAACCAGCAAACGTAGTCAAAAATCCTAAGAAACGTACCAGGGCATCAAGGAGGGCCCCGACCACCGTTCTCACCACCGATACGACCAACTTTCGACAAATGGTGCAAGAATTTACGGGCATCCCAACAGCTCCATTTTCAGCTGCTGCCTCACCATTTTCAAGAAGGCTTGATCTTTTCTCAACTGTTGCCACATCAAACCTGAGGGCAGCTGGTCATTTGGCCGATTCACTAGGCTCCCTTTATCCTCTAAGGCCTTCGGCACAAAAGATGGTTCAGCTTTCCCCATTTGGGACTTCATCAAACACCATGATTGATGCTCTAGTTTCATCAACTACAACAAATGCTGCAGGCAACATTCCTAATATTCCCTCGGCTGGTGGGGGTAATAGCAGCAATACTGTTTTGCCTCCTGATCATCTTGGCCTTCCAAAACAGCCTCAGAATTTACTGAACATGCAAAATCAGATGCTTTCAATTCAACCCCTTCTGCTTAACAAGCATCAGCCATCTGCCACCCTTGCCACGAAAAATCAAGGGAATACAAGTCACGTTCCTTCCTTCGATGAACTGGGATTAGGCCATCATCCTGATCACCATCAGAATGTGAATGCAAACCTCAGTGGATGGAAAGATGGAGGAGGGACATTGAATGCTAGTCAAGAAAACTTGGGAGGGTCAAGTCAGCATATCAGTAATTACAAGTTTAACTGTTCGGCTTCAACATCAGAGTTTCAGCATGATAAGGGTTTGGAGAATGTTACCTCAGCGGGTGAAGGTACAGTGGGATCATGGATTTGCCCTTctgattaa
- the LOC113748956 gene encoding uncharacterized protein LOC113748956 isoform X1 — MKAETLTLILVNLAGIMERADESLLPGVYKEVGEALHTGPTGLGVLTLFRSMVQSLCYPLATYLAVRHNRAHVIAYGAFLWAAATLLVAFSSTYFEVAVSRALNGIGLAIVAPAIQSLVADSTDDSHRGTAFGWLQLTSNVGSILGGLFSLLIAPITILGIPGWRISFHLVAFISVVVGLLVRLFARDPHFPDGSARAVSKVPKKPFMSEVKDLVQEAKNVIGIQSFRIIVAQGVTGSFPWSALSFAAMWLELTGFSHAKTAFLMGLFVVANSLGGLFGGMMGDVLSRRLPNSGRIILSQTSSASAIPLAAVLLLGLPDNPSTIFLHALVLSITGFCISWNAPATNNPIFAEIVPEKSRTSIYALDRSFESILSSFAPPVVGLLAQYIYGFKPVPEGSLQIATDRENATSLAKALYTTIGIPMALCCFIYSFLYRTYPRDRERAQMQALIESEMQLMELDTSRPRGVYGQVQSSDPKEHFLDDRTIIDMDYGEEEFDFDDSDEKTAIYRASKASSSGE, encoded by the exons atgaaggcaGAAACCTTGACCTTAATACTAGTAAACCTAGCTGGAATAATGGAAAGAGCAGATGAATCACTGTTACCGGGAGTTTACAAAGAGGTTGGGGAAGCTCTCCACACGGGCCCAACCGGGCTCGGAGTTTTGACCCTTTTTCGATCCATGGTACAATCTCTTTGCTACCCACTTGCTACTTATCTCGCTGTCCGCCATAATCGGGCCCACGTCATCGCCTACGGTGCATTTCTTTGGGCTGCCGCCACTCTCCTCGTTGCCTTCTCCTCTACCTACTTTGAG GTGGCAGTTTCTAGAGCATTGAATGGAATTGGCCTTGCTATAGTAGCACCTGCTATTCAATCCCTTGTGGCCGACTCCACTGATGATAGCCACCGAGGTACAGCTTTTGGGTGGCTGCAATTAACCAGCAATGTTGGATCCATCCTCGGCGGATTGTTTTCTTTACTGATAGCTCCTATTACGATATTAGGAATTCCTGGCTGGAGGATTTCTTTCCATCTCGTTGCATTTATCAGTGTTGTTGTGGGTCTTTTGGTTCGCTTATTTGCCAGGGATCCTCACTTTCCAGATGGGAGTGCAAGAGCTGTCAGTAAAGTCCCTAAAAAGCCCTTCATGTCTGAAGTGAAAGATTTAGTTCAGGAAGCAAAAAATGTTATAGGTATCCAGTCTTTCCGGATTATTGTGGCTCAAGGTGTAACCGGTTCATTTCCTTGGTCTGCTTTGTCATTTGCAGCAATGTGGCTTGAGCTCACTGGCTTCTCTCATGCAAAAACTGCCTTCCTCATGGGCTTATTTGTGGTAGCGAATTCACTTGGAGGACTCTTTGGAGGCATGATGGGCGATGTGCTGTCTAGACGTCTTCCAAATTCTGGCAGGATAATCCTATCACAAACAAGCTCAGCTTCAGCAATTCCCCTTGCAGCCGTTCTTTTGTTGGGGTTGCCTGACAACCCATCAACAATCTTCCTACATGCCTTAGTCCTGAGCATCACTGGGTTTTGCATATCGTGGAATGCTCCTGCCACAAACAA TCCAATTTTTGCAGAGATTGTTCCAGAGAAATCCCGAACGAGTATCTATGCATTGGATCGGTCGTTTGAGTCTATATTGTCATCATTTGCTCCGCCTGTTGTTGGATTATTGGCCCAGTATATCTATGGCTTCAAACCAGTTCCTGAAGGTTCTCTGCAGATTGCAACGGATAGAGAGAATGCTACATCTTTGGCTAAAGCACTGTATACAACCATTGGAATCCCAATGGCTCTATGTTGCTTTATATACTCTTTTCTCTACAGAACCTACCCAAGAGATAGGGAGCGGGCTCAGATGCAAGCACTGATTGAATCAGAAATGCAACTAATGGAATTGGACACCTCACGTCCAAGAGGAGTATATGGTCAGGTTCAGAGCTCTGATCCCAAAGaacattttcttgatgataggaCCATTATTGATATGGACTACGGTGAAgaagaatttgattttgatgataGTGATGAAAAGACAGCAATTTACCGGGCATCTAAAGCTTCGAGTTCCGGTGAATAG
- the LOC113748955 gene encoding uncharacterized TPR repeat-containing protein At2g32450-like yields MGRIDLAFPTELTTTDTRLEKVKRIFQVFDLNKDGCLNRDEMAALVVAVNPRVKFSNDQVDAINNEVFLTYAPFIHGEKGLTIEGLLCTYDDGAGDIDRDFDALGLDLNTPVPDAVGGSSKPTTIRTRLEKVKRIFQRFDANGDGGLNRDEMAALVVATNPMVKFSTDQIDAMSNEVFRTYPQFIRGEKGLTLEGLLCTYDDGAGDMDRDFDTLGLDLNTPVPDDVGGSSKPTTIRTRLEKVKRVFHRFDANRDGGLNRDEVAALVVATNPMVKFSTYEIDAMSNEVFRTYARFIHGEKGLTLEGLLISYDDGAGDIDRDFDVLGLDLNHTVVFHETYKFLDDLDILIGKLKKPKQAKDGKIKKIGNNSDKISQPQMSDKKVNWEESGQNYTVFVKDLVDLRSRADKNGSREEACDRHMAIGRVIYDYRFHNEALISFRRALELQPTNVVAHFRAGNCLYELGRHGEAKEEFLLALEASEVNFRDLEYLIPQIHVNLGLVLENEGMVFNACDHYREAVILCPTHFRALKRLGSALVAVGEYGAGVVALEETVFLNRAYVDAFYDLASALVAMGDEERAIMEFYKVLELKPGHVDALYNLGELFMDTGRYPRAFEMYTRVLAELPNHWKAQLSKAVYLFGKNEIEEAKQALKEGLKMVNGVELHDRLAYLKQLQKKRLKGKEGGFGEGAYIIVEPSKFRMADDSTTLRLELANALHIRAFQRTTGLSRCDVDLIKKQINEYSLPDSDSGSIFAERSIRKASLEGILRELLSFLKPETFVGSVKAINKKILSVFDEVYTGNIDIDLFFAVIAPLCSSPLERRKRVAYHALLCRPGNEGSSKIKKSDAQRYIKLLRAIYIPSFGVNDILEIDDTNESMVSLTEFLAMFDDPDRGFGIISTLLKLETGKRNGSYVCATCRSAIIGSRFKEMESHFSLCGQCYSEGKAPSTSEQEEYAFREYAN; encoded by the coding sequence ATGGGGAGAATAGATTTAGCTTTTCCAACAGAACTCACGACGACTGACACCAGGTTGGAGAAGGTGAAGAGAATCTTCCAGGTATTCGACCTGAACAAGGATGGCTGTCTGAACCGGGACGAAATGGCTGCCCTGGTGGTGGCTGTAAACCCCAGGGTCAAGTTCAGCAACGACCAAGTTGACGCCATCAACAACGAGGTTTTCCTAACCTACGCCCCGTTCATCCATGGTGAAAAGGGCCTGACGATCGAAGGACTATTGTGCACCTACGACGATGGTGCCGGTGACATTGACCGTGACTTCGACGCCCTTGGCCTCGACCTCAACACACCCGTCCCCGACGCTGTGGGGGGTTCATCGAAGCCCACGACTATCCGTACCAGATTGGAGAAGGTGAAGAGAATCTTCCAACGATTCGACGCGAACGGAGATGGCGGTCTGAACCGGGACGAAATGGCTGCCCTGGTGGTGGCTACAAACCCCATGGTCAAGTTCAGCACCGACCAAATTGACGCCATGAGCAACGAGGTTTTCCGAACCTATCCCCAGTTCATCCGCGGTGAAAAGGGCTTGACGCTCGAGGGACTATTATGCACCTACGACGATGGCGCCGGAGACATGGACCGTGACTTCGATACTCTTGGCCTCGACCTCAACACCCCCGTCCCCGACGATGTGGGGGGTTCATCGAAGCCCACGACTATCCGTACCAGATTGGAGAAGGTTAAGAGAGTCTTCCACCGATTCGACGCGAACAGGGATGGCGGTCTGAACCGGGACGAAGTGGCTGCCCTGGTGGTGGCTACAAACCCCATGGTCAAGTTCAGCACCTACGAAATTGACGCCATGAGCAACGAGGTTTTCCGAACCTATGCCCGGTTCATCCATGGTGAAAAGGGCTTGACGCTCGAGGGACTACTAATCTCCTACGACGATGGCGCCGGAGACATTGACCGTGACTTCGATGTTCTTGGCCTCGATCTCAACCACACGGTAGTGTTCCATGAAACTTATAAGTTTCTGGACGATCTTGATATTTTGATTGGAAAGTTGAAAAAACCGAAACAAGCCAAAGATGGGAAGATTAAGAAAATTGGCAATAATTCAGATAAAATTTCCCAGCCGCAGATGTCAGATAAGAAAGTAAATTGGGAGGAGTCAGGTCAAAATTATACTGTTTTCGTGAAggatttggttgatttgaggTCAAGGGCCGATAAGAATGGCTCGAGGGAAGAGGCATGTGATCGGCATATGGCGATCGGAAGAGTTATATATGATTACCGTTTCCATAACGAGGCTTTGATCAGTTTCAGGAGAGCTTTGGAGCTGCAGCCAACAAATGTGGTCGCTCATTTTCGAGCTGGGAATTGTTTGTATGAGCTTGGTAGGCATGGGGAGGCAAAAGAGGAGTTTTTGCTGGCATTAGAGGCCTCAGAGGTAAATTTTAGAGATTTGGAGTACTTAATTCCTCAGATACATGTGAATCTGGGACTTGTGCTTGAAAATGAAGGAATGGTTTTTAATGCTTGTGATCATTATAGAGAGGCAGTTATTTTGTGTCCAACTCATTTTAGAGCTTTGAAACGATTGGGGAGTGCACTTGTTGCTGTAGGCGAGTATGGGGCAGGCGTTGTAGCTTTAGAGGAGACTGTATTTTTGAACAGAGCTTATGTCGATGCATTCTATGATTTGGCTTCAGCTTTAGTCGCTATGGGTGACGAAGAGAGGGCAATTATGGAGTTTTATAAGGTTCTTGAATTGAAACCTGGACATGTGGATGCTCTGTACAATTTGGGTGAGCTTTTCATGGATACGGGTAGATATCCAAGAGCTTTTGAGATGTATACTCGGGTATTAGCAGAGTTGCCGAATCATTGGAAAGCCCAACTTAGTAAGGCAGtatatttgtttggaaaaaatgaaattgaagaaGCTAAGCAAGCTTTGAAAGAAGGTTTGAAAATGGTGAATGGAGTTGAATTGCATGATCGCTTAGCATACTTGAAGCAGCTCCAGAAGAAGAGGTTGAAGGGGAAAGAAGGTGGCTTTGGGGAGGGAGCCTATATAATTGTGGAACCATCGAAGTTCAGGATGGCAGACGACAGTACTACTCTTAGGTTGGAACTAGCTAATGCTCTTCATATCCGGGCTTTTCAAAGGACTACTGGACTGAGTCGATGTGATGTTGATCTTATAAAGAAGCAAATTAATGAATACTCTCTTCCAGATTCTGATTCTGGGAGCATTTTTGCAGAAAGATCCATCCGCAAGGCCTCCCTAGAGGGGATTCTCCGTGAATTACTTAGTTTTTTGAAGCCTGAGACCTTCGTAGGTTCCGTTAAAGCAATAAACAAGAAAATTCTCTCTGTTTTTGATGAAGTTTATACAGGTAACATCGATATAGACTTGTTTTTCGCTGTTATTGCCCCTCTTTGCAGCAGTCCCCTGGAGAGGAGAAAAAGGGTAGCATATCATGCGCTTCTATGCCGGCCTGGCAATGAAGGTAGcagcaaaataaagaaaagtgaTGCTCAAAGGTACATAAAACTGTTGAGGGCCATCTACATCCCTTCTTTTGGTGTTAATGATATTCTCGAAATAGACGACACCAATGAATCAATGGTTTCTTTGACAGAGTTCCTGGCAATGTTTGATGATCCGGATAGGGGTTTTGGTATCATTTCCACTCTGTTGAAGCTAGAAACTGGGAAAAGGAATGGTAGCTATGTTTGTGCAACCTGCCGTTCTGCAATCATTGGTTCTCGCTTTAAAGAGATGGAATCCCACTTCAGTCTCTGTGGCCAGTGCTACAGCGAAGGAAAAGCGCCTTCCACCAGTGAACAAGAAGAGTACGCATTCAGAGAGTATGCCAACTGA